In Aquimarina spinulae, a single window of DNA contains:
- a CDS encoding SusC/RagA family TonB-linked outer membrane protein: MKKHNHFCKMKILLLLIFVPTLLLAQETITGKVVVEGTGEGAPFMNIIEEGTDNGTSSDIDGNFSITVSSLPVNLKVFALGFAEKTVPVATAGNITIQVAESTESLEEVVVTGLGSSIKRANLANAVSTVSSEELVGNTGQTTVDGALYGKVTGVNITSSSGAPGGGFALRLRGVSSINGNNQPLVIVDGVYINNVEIPSGLRFASGGNRGNEENSGNRLADLDPNDIENIEVLKGSSAAAIYGQRGNAGVVIITTKRGKGGKTKISFSQDTGVNVIQNKLGLRPWTAASVESTFNAAERDKYNATIASNGGLYDYEDEIYGNTGFITDTRINATGGNEKTKFYVGGSYRDEEGIIKNTGFDRLSLRTNIDHRISDVFDFTSTTNYVRSNSSRSFTGNENEGGLSYGYTLAFTRPWNSLYPDADGNYPNNPNYPGNPIFVRDQAKNEDSNNRIIQGFKLNTKLFTRENNRIRLILNGGVDYLANETYVYVPETHQAQVGNQEGFVAQGKNNFTQFNAQAIAVWNNTSLNGDLDLTTQFGITYLNQKSNLVNSRGSDLTGGQTNVDQSVNQVIDQFFSSEKDFGYFAQVEGNYKDQFIATLGYRLDKSSRNGDPNKLYGFPKASLAVNIANLDFWTVEAINQFKVRAAYGETGNPAAFGATFTSLGSSNTGGNGGTSVAGLKGDPDVEPETASEFEVGFDLGLLNSRVSLEATYYHKNVKDLILSRSLPASSGFTTETTNLADLKNEGVELAVRGDVFDGDNFRWNTGVQFYLNRSEITRLDVPAFAQPGAGFGTGLGTFYIEEGKPVTQLVGNVNGTLTQVGNVEPDFQMAFNNQLTILKQWDVSFLLQWKKGGNNLNLSRFLTDLGGTSPDLETAEGQARLASTADALRFVEPAGYLRLREAAIYYRLPSKTVSNWLGESVEGIKLGVSARNLFTITDYSSYDPEVSVNGGAGLSSGIEVTPFPSSQQFYFHLNVNF, encoded by the coding sequence ATGAAAAAACACAATCATTTTTGCAAAATGAAGATTTTGCTATTACTAATTTTTGTTCCGACTTTGTTGTTGGCTCAGGAGACCATTACGGGAAAAGTGGTCGTTGAGGGCACTGGCGAAGGAGCTCCTTTTATGAATATTATTGAAGAAGGAACAGATAATGGTACCTCTAGTGACATTGATGGTAACTTTAGTATTACCGTAAGTAGTTTGCCAGTAAATTTAAAAGTATTTGCATTAGGATTTGCAGAAAAAACGGTGCCTGTAGCAACTGCAGGAAATATTACGATTCAAGTAGCCGAGTCTACAGAATCATTAGAAGAAGTGGTAGTAACAGGACTAGGTTCATCTATAAAAAGAGCGAACTTAGCTAATGCCGTTTCAACGGTTTCTTCAGAAGAATTAGTTGGAAATACAGGGCAAACTACTGTAGATGGAGCTTTATATGGTAAAGTTACAGGTGTAAATATTACTTCATCTTCAGGTGCACCTGGAGGAGGATTCGCATTGAGATTAAGAGGAGTTTCTTCTATAAACGGTAACAATCAGCCTTTGGTTATTGTAGATGGAGTATATATAAATAATGTAGAAATTCCATCTGGATTACGATTTGCCTCAGGAGGAAACAGAGGGAATGAAGAAAATTCTGGAAATAGACTAGCGGATTTGGATCCTAATGATATTGAAAACATTGAGGTTTTAAAAGGATCTTCTGCAGCTGCTATTTATGGACAACGTGGTAATGCCGGTGTTGTTATTATTACTACCAAAAGAGGAAAAGGTGGTAAAACAAAAATAAGCTTTAGCCAGGATACAGGAGTTAATGTTATTCAAAATAAATTGGGATTAAGACCCTGGACTGCAGCATCTGTAGAATCTACTTTTAATGCAGCAGAAAGAGATAAATATAATGCTACTATAGCTTCTAATGGAGGGCTTTATGATTATGAAGATGAAATTTATGGTAATACAGGTTTTATAACCGATACCAGAATAAATGCTACAGGAGGTAATGAGAAGACCAAGTTTTATGTAGGAGGATCCTATAGAGATGAAGAAGGGATTATCAAAAACACAGGATTTGATAGATTATCGTTAAGAACTAACATAGATCATCGTATTTCTGATGTATTTGATTTTACTTCTACTACAAACTATGTAAGAAGTAATTCTAGTAGAAGTTTTACAGGAAATGAAAACGAAGGAGGATTAAGTTATGGATATACATTAGCATTTACTCGTCCATGGAATAGTTTATATCCTGATGCTGATGGTAACTATCCAAATAACCCTAATTATCCTGGGAATCCAATTTTTGTAAGAGATCAGGCAAAAAATGAAGATTCAAATAACAGAATCATACAAGGATTCAAATTGAATACTAAACTGTTTACCAGAGAGAATAATAGAATTCGACTTATTCTTAATGGAGGGGTTGATTATTTGGCAAATGAAACCTATGTGTATGTGCCAGAAACACACCAAGCTCAAGTTGGAAATCAAGAAGGGTTTGTTGCACAAGGAAAAAACAATTTCACACAGTTCAATGCTCAGGCGATAGCCGTTTGGAACAATACCTCACTTAATGGTGATTTGGATTTGACTACACAATTTGGTATTACTTATTTAAATCAGAAATCTAATTTGGTAAATAGTCGGGGTTCTGATTTAACAGGAGGACAAACCAATGTAGATCAATCGGTAAACCAGGTAATAGACCAGTTCTTTTCAAGTGAAAAAGATTTTGGATATTTTGCTCAGGTAGAAGGAAATTATAAAGATCAATTTATAGCGACTTTAGGATATAGATTAGATAAATCTTCAAGAAATGGAGATCCTAATAAGTTATATGGATTTCCAAAAGCTTCTTTGGCAGTAAACATTGCAAATTTAGATTTTTGGACTGTAGAAGCGATTAATCAATTTAAAGTTAGAGCTGCGTATGGAGAAACTGGAAACCCAGCTGCTTTTGGAGCTACATTTACAAGTTTAGGATCTTCAAATACTGGAGGTAATGGAGGAACATCTGTTGCTGGTTTAAAAGGGGATCCAGATGTAGAGCCAGAAACTGCTTCAGAATTCGAGGTTGGTTTTGATCTTGGATTGCTGAATAGCAGAGTTTCTTTAGAGGCAACATATTATCATAAAAACGTGAAAGATCTGATTCTTTCTAGATCACTACCTGCTTCCTCTGGTTTTACTACAGAAACTACAAATTTGGCAGATCTTAAGAATGAAGGTGTAGAATTAGCTGTGAGAGGAGATGTATTTGATGGAGATAATTTCCGTTGGAATACAGGAGTGCAATTTTATCTAAACAGATCAGAGATTACCCGATTAGATGTTCCTGCATTTGCACAACCAGGAGCTGGTTTTGGTACAGGTTTAGGTACTTTTTATATTGAAGAAGGAAAACCAGTAACACAGTTAGTAGGAAATGTTAATGGGACGTTAACCCAAGTAGGGAATGTAGAGCCTGATTTTCAGATGGCTTTTAATAATCAATTAACGATACTTAAGCAATGGGATGTTTCATTTCTTTTGCAGTGGAAAAAGGGAGGTAATAACTTAAACTTATCGAGATTTTTAACAGATTTAGGAGGAACGTCTCCAGATTTAGAAACTGCAGAAGGACAGGCACGTTTGGCTTCAACTGCTGATGCTTTACGATTTGTTGAACCAGCTGGTTATTTAAGATTAAGAGAAGCTGCAATATACTATAGACTTCCTTCAAAAACAGTTAGTAATTGGTTAGGAGAGTCTGTTGAAGGTATAAAATTAGGAGTATCTGCTAGAAATCTGTTTACCATTACAGATTATAGTAGTTATGATCCAGAAGTTTCAGTAAATGGAGGAGCAGGATTATCAAGTGGAATTGAGGTAACTCCATTCCCTAGTTCACAGCAATTTTACTTTCATTTAAATGTTAATTTTTAA
- a CDS encoding RagB/SusD family nutrient uptake outer membrane protein, whose protein sequence is MKNIFKIKMKYTIIGALFALLITSCTIDEVVDPNGPSVVGVTNGASKKQLNELATGVESTSRNGLGVEVTASGTMARELYLFDADPRNTGNLLGKDGVALDNNSFYSTTQWNGSYRCVKNASLLIEAVANTNAVSEEEKSGYLGYAKTVKAYELIQILKSYGTARVDISDPDNLGPVLGFDAALAAVRSLLDEANTDLSNAGSTFAFTLSSGFADFDTPSTFASFNRAVAAIAAVYAGDGGSSLTLLSSSFFSLTAGLTTGPKYVFGLGGGNDRANPVFRVASVSATEPNNGDQIIVHDSWINDAEAGDTRVTTKTAVRPDPSVQDGLTGTHETRLYATNVTPIDIIRNEELILVYAEASILANNLADAVTALDVIRNAAGLPNYSGAVTADALTTEMLNQRRYSLWAENHRMFDLRRYSLSNTLPVDRAGDQVFNILPIPLSENE, encoded by the coding sequence ATGAAAAATATATTTAAAATTAAGATGAAGTATACTATTATCGGAGCACTTTTTGCTTTATTAATAACTTCATGTACTATAGACGAAGTTGTAGACCCAAATGGCCCAAGTGTTGTAGGAGTTACTAATGGTGCATCAAAAAAACAATTAAATGAACTTGCAACAGGAGTAGAATCTACTTCAAGAAATGGATTAGGTGTAGAAGTTACAGCGAGTGGTACTATGGCACGCGAACTTTATTTATTTGATGCTGATCCTAGAAATACAGGAAATTTATTAGGAAAAGATGGAGTGGCCTTAGATAATAATTCTTTTTATAGTACAACACAATGGAATGGAAGCTACAGATGTGTCAAAAATGCTAGTCTTTTGATAGAGGCTGTAGCCAATACTAATGCAGTTTCAGAAGAAGAAAAGTCTGGATATTTGGGATATGCAAAAACAGTGAAGGCTTATGAATTAATTCAGATCTTGAAATCTTATGGAACCGCTAGAGTAGATATTTCTGATCCAGATAATTTAGGTCCGGTTTTAGGATTTGATGCAGCATTAGCTGCAGTGAGAAGTTTATTAGATGAAGCGAATACAGATTTAAGTAACGCAGGAAGCACTTTTGCATTTACTTTAAGTAGTGGATTTGCTGATTTTGATACACCAAGTACATTTGCTTCATTTAATAGAGCGGTAGCAGCAATAGCAGCTGTTTATGCCGGAGATGGAGGCAGTTCTTTAACATTATTATCGAGTTCATTTTTTAGCCTTACCGCTGGTTTGACTACTGGACCAAAGTACGTCTTTGGATTAGGAGGAGGAAATGACCGTGCCAACCCTGTATTTAGAGTAGCGTCGGTATCTGCAACAGAACCAAACAATGGAGATCAAATTATAGTGCATGATAGTTGGATTAATGATGCAGAAGCAGGAGATACAAGAGTTACTACAAAAACTGCTGTTAGACCTGATCCTAGTGTTCAAGATGGTCTTACAGGGACTCATGAGACTAGGTTATATGCTACTAATGTTACGCCAATAGATATTATTAGAAATGAAGAGTTAATTTTGGTTTATGCAGAAGCAAGTATATTAGCTAATAATCTTGCAGATGCAGTAACTGCATTAGATGTTATTAGGAATGCAGCAGGTTTACCAAATTACTCGGGAGCAGTAACTGCAGATGCTTTAACTACTGAGATGTTAAATCAGAGAAGATATTCTTTATGGGCAGAAAACCATAGAATGTTTGATTTAAGAAGATATAGTTTATCTAATACATTACCTGTTGATAGAGCTGGAGATCAAGTATTTAATATACTTCCTATTCCATTATCAGAAAATGAATAA
- a CDS encoding T9SS type A sorting domain-containing protein has translation MKKKIFFLLLVLISITGLSQTYTATVNYSKAQCHAGSLDWSFGGDSTTIDSGGITSGNSSRTYTTIPNYNSFYVSYDSGCEPLRPTDPDCSRNGSKSKTASELLLGQILSAGGCGGSVRVNGILPNITSIQRQGSGDELCMGENINMLAFPPGFPKEAYNWQYSLDGITWKDTGVQNRQLTTTIQQIMAPTPPPSVATDIHFRLGRNTNVPFSGTYIAKYSPCTPVLTSVDPQNTSCPDSTDGWFKLWFNEQVPAGGGYMDLQLFNVTLDPNGVFVAQKFQYSFNASGSVFFYDWKPGNIVPPGDYTIKYQYRNANGDPRGTGGTIPITINASTAVTFNTDHTNPSCTVGQGPTNDGSIIINNVSNGTPPYFYEINGDGNWISFTGTSVSIPKSSGNYDIKVRDVNQCPGTSGGNSVITEIIDPAASAIVITKTDEASTTYNGANNGYANATITGGTPLSNGSYTFSWENSSGANVTGGSGVAQSGPDRYEINLPNLSADTYTLTITDDKGCSTTSDFVINEPPILEFITTEKNDVSCGDNDQTNNDGIIKATVQGGLPDYQYQVLLRNNTGTFEPFGSPVILGTAQEFVASGLSGGIYRVQVKDNLQDASNTNPLLISGDIEIIQPDPFFIQNIDTTEALCIGQASGSISLDIIGGTGAYTINMAKDGDPGFNKVINAIPNNSTDFVINDLSQGVYTLTVQDQNGCDIINPILERIITISDPSVLWNIYLGSNTMLCKGQSHTVDATIADPLATYLWEADNGFSATTPKVTLSETGLYTITATTGLGCQINSSIQITTTQTPITPEFVVPSDIFVDESFVIVDVSNPSPITVEWIIPNNAEIIESTREYAEIKFTEKGSFDITLLTTNAIGCQESYTKNITIRERAFKEETEGKEKLKTYKIFPNPTRGNFIAELTFKERTPIDIKLFNVTNNSVLYRYQNDGASEYNIPFNLEGNLSSGIYFLLLEIPGKTHVRKVVIE, from the coding sequence ATGAAAAAGAAAATATTTTTTTTGTTGCTAGTATTAATATCCATTACAGGATTATCGCAAACATATACTGCAACAGTAAATTATTCTAAAGCTCAATGCCATGCAGGATCACTAGATTGGAGTTTTGGAGGAGATAGTACAACTATAGATTCTGGTGGAATAACTAGTGGTAATAGTTCCAGAACATATACTACTATTCCTAACTATAATAGTTTCTATGTATCTTATGACTCAGGTTGTGAGCCTCTCAGACCAACCGATCCTGACTGTTCCAGAAATGGTTCTAAAAGCAAAACAGCTTCCGAACTATTATTGGGTCAGATATTGAGTGCTGGTGGTTGTGGAGGATCTGTAAGAGTCAATGGTATACTCCCCAACATCACAAGCATACAAAGACAAGGTTCTGGAGATGAGTTGTGTATGGGAGAAAACATTAATATGCTTGCGTTTCCACCAGGATTTCCTAAGGAAGCTTATAATTGGCAATATTCTCTAGATGGCATTACTTGGAAAGATACGGGGGTACAAAATCGCCAATTAACGACAACTATACAACAAATAATGGCTCCTACTCCACCACCGAGTGTTGCTACAGATATTCACTTTAGATTAGGTCGTAATACTAATGTTCCCTTTTCAGGAACATATATTGCAAAATATTCTCCATGCACCCCTGTTCTAACTAGTGTAGATCCACAAAACACATCTTGCCCAGATAGTACCGATGGTTGGTTTAAACTATGGTTTAATGAACAAGTACCTGCCGGAGGTGGATATATGGATCTTCAATTATTTAATGTCACCTTAGATCCTAATGGTGTTTTTGTAGCACAGAAATTTCAGTATTCTTTTAATGCCTCTGGTTCAGTATTCTTTTATGATTGGAAACCTGGAAACATTGTACCCCCTGGAGATTATACGATAAAATATCAATATAGAAATGCAAACGGTGATCCAAGGGGTACCGGAGGAACTATTCCTATTACAATTAATGCATCAACAGCGGTTACTTTCAATACTGATCACACCAATCCTTCCTGTACCGTAGGTCAAGGACCTACTAATGATGGGAGTATTATTATTAACAATGTTTCTAATGGAACACCTCCTTACTTTTATGAAATCAATGGTGATGGCAATTGGATTTCCTTTACAGGAACCAGTGTGAGTATTCCCAAAAGCTCAGGAAATTATGATATCAAAGTACGGGATGTAAATCAATGTCCTGGCACATCGGGAGGAAATAGTGTTATAACCGAAATCATTGATCCTGCTGCTTCTGCTATTGTTATTACCAAAACAGATGAGGCATCTACTACTTATAATGGAGCTAATAATGGGTATGCCAATGCAACCATAACAGGAGGAACTCCTCTTAGTAATGGGTCTTATACTTTTAGCTGGGAAAATTCATCAGGAGCAAATGTGACGGGTGGATCCGGAGTGGCACAATCAGGGCCTGATCGATATGAAATCAATCTTCCAAATCTATCAGCAGATACCTATACCTTAACTATTACCGATGATAAAGGATGCTCGACAACCAGTGATTTTGTAATTAATGAACCTCCTATATTAGAATTTATAACAACCGAAAAAAATGATGTTAGCTGTGGAGATAATGATCAAACTAATAATGATGGTATAATCAAAGCTACTGTACAGGGTGGGCTACCCGATTATCAATATCAGGTATTGCTTAGAAATAATACCGGTACTTTTGAACCTTTTGGGAGTCCTGTAATACTAGGGACTGCTCAGGAATTCGTAGCTTCTGGATTATCTGGTGGTATATATCGTGTGCAAGTCAAAGATAACCTGCAGGATGCTAGCAACACTAATCCATTATTAATCTCAGGTGATATCGAGATTATACAGCCTGATCCTTTTTTTATTCAAAACATAGATACTACCGAAGCATTATGTATAGGACAAGCTTCTGGGAGTATTTCTCTAGATATCATTGGAGGAACAGGAGCTTACACGATTAACATGGCAAAAGATGGAGATCCAGGATTCAACAAAGTAATCAATGCTATCCCAAATAACAGTACGGATTTTGTGATCAATGATCTTAGTCAGGGAGTCTACACCCTTACTGTACAAGATCAAAACGGATGTGATATCATAAATCCAATATTAGAAAGAATTATAACCATATCTGATCCATCAGTACTATGGAATATCTATCTGGGTTCAAATACAATGTTATGCAAAGGACAATCTCATACTGTAGATGCAACCATAGCAGATCCCTTAGCAACATACCTCTGGGAAGCCGATAATGGATTTAGCGCAACCACACCAAAGGTCACCTTATCAGAAACAGGATTATACACCATTACTGCAACCACAGGATTAGGGTGCCAAATCAATAGCAGCATACAAATTACAACTACACAAACCCCTATTACACCAGAATTTGTTGTACCCTCAGATATTTTTGTAGATGAATCTTTTGTAATTGTCGACGTAAGTAACCCTTCTCCTATTACAGTAGAATGGATCATTCCTAATAATGCAGAGATAATAGAGTCTACCAGAGAATATGCAGAAATCAAATTCACAGAAAAAGGAAGCTTTGATATCACACTACTAACTACCAATGCAATTGGATGTCAAGAATCATATACCAAAAATATAACAATAAGAGAACGTGCTTTTAAAGAGGAAACAGAAGGAAAAGAAAAACTAAAAACATATAAAATTTTCCCTAATCCTACTCGTGGAAACTTTATTGCCGAACTAACCTTTAAAGAACGAACTCCTATTGACATAAAGCTGTTTAATGTAACTAATAATAGTGTCCTGTATAGATATCAAAATGATGGTGCGTCAGAATACAATATCCCTTTCAATTTAGAAGGTAATTTATCATCAGGAATCTATTTTCTATTACTAGAAATTCCAGGAAAAACTCATGTTAGAAAAGTAGTAATAGAATAA